In Nocardia sp. NBC_00403, one DNA window encodes the following:
- the trpS gene encoding tryptophan--tRNA ligase, with product MSSPAQTTPAAERKQRVLSGIQPTSSSFHLGNYLGALQYWVTMQDDYDALYFIPDLHAITVPQDPKELRARTRGAAAQLLALGIDPKRSTLFVQSQVPEHVELAWVLSCITGFGEASRMTQFKDKSVKQGAENATVGLFTYPVLMASDILLYRAHQVPVGEDQRQHLELTRNLAQRFNTRFKRTFVVPEAHITKGTAKIYDLQDPTAKMSKSASSDAGLINLLDDPKITAKKIRSAVTDTEREIRYDLEQKPGVSNLLVILSSLSGTPIVTLEQDYAGKGYGDLKSDVADALVEFVTPLRTKVEEYLSDQGELDRILAAGAERAREIAGNTLAQVYDRVGLLPR from the coding sequence ATGTCCAGTCCTGCTCAGACGACCCCGGCCGCTGAACGTAAACAGCGGGTGCTGTCCGGGATCCAGCCGACCAGCTCGTCCTTCCATCTCGGCAACTACCTTGGGGCGCTGCAGTACTGGGTGACCATGCAGGACGACTACGACGCGCTGTACTTCATCCCGGACCTGCACGCCATCACCGTGCCGCAGGATCCCAAGGAACTGCGCGCACGGACGCGGGGCGCGGCAGCGCAGCTGCTGGCACTCGGCATCGACCCCAAGCGCTCCACCCTGTTCGTGCAGAGTCAGGTGCCAGAGCATGTCGAGCTGGCCTGGGTGCTCAGCTGCATCACCGGCTTCGGTGAGGCGAGCCGGATGACCCAGTTCAAGGACAAGTCGGTCAAACAGGGCGCGGAGAACGCGACGGTCGGGCTGTTCACCTACCCGGTGCTGATGGCCTCGGACATCCTGCTCTATCGCGCACATCAGGTGCCGGTCGGCGAGGATCAGCGCCAGCATCTGGAGCTGACCCGAAACCTGGCCCAGCGCTTCAACACTCGGTTCAAGAGGACCTTCGTGGTGCCGGAGGCGCACATCACCAAGGGCACCGCCAAGATCTACGACCTGCAGGACCCCACCGCGAAGATGAGCAAGTCGGCCTCCTCCGATGCCGGCCTGATCAATCTGCTCGATGACCCGAAGATCACCGCCAAGAAGATCCGCTCCGCGGTGACCGACACCGAGCGTGAGATCCGCTACGACCTGGAGCAGAAGCCGGGTGTCAGCAATCTGTTGGTGATCCTGAGCTCGCTGAGCGGCACGCCGATCGTCACGCTGGAACAGGACTACGCCGGTAAGGGGTACGGCGATCTGAAGTCCGACGTCGCCGACGCGCTGGTCGAATTTGTCACGCCGCTGCGAACGAAGGTGGAAGAGTACCTGTCGGATCAGGGCGAACTCGACCGCATCCTCGCCGCCGGTGCCGAGCGGGCGCGTGAGATCGCCGGCAACACCCTCGCACAGGTATATGACCGGGTGGGCCTGCTGCCCCGCTAG
- the yhjD gene encoding inner membrane protein YhjD, with amino-acid sequence MQAIDNIKAWLERRIQRRPWLDHLVRAGGRYQRQRGDFYAAGITYFTVLSLIPLLMVAFAVAGFVLSSHQELLTELQDKIVENMPGSLGTQLNDLIEQAVRSRGTVGTLGLLAGFYTGLGWMAHLRAALTEQWDQKSPDSNWFLTKLSDLRALVGLGLAFVVSIGLSALGSSTLGARLLISLGLSHLPGARLLLILASILLGFLASWAVFAWIIARLPREPVTLKSAAKAAALGAVVFEIFKYVASIYLQKVLSSPAGAAFGSIIGLMVFSYVTYRIILFATAWAATASDNLRDAEISPPAPAVIAPRMAGPGSSMSTVAASFGAGALAALALSELRKVSGRRR; translated from the coding sequence GTGCAGGCGATCGACAACATCAAGGCGTGGCTCGAGCGGCGGATCCAGCGGCGCCCCTGGCTGGACCATCTGGTCCGAGCCGGCGGGCGCTACCAGCGGCAACGGGGTGACTTCTACGCGGCGGGCATCACATATTTCACGGTGCTGTCGCTGATTCCGCTGTTGATGGTCGCCTTCGCGGTCGCGGGGTTCGTGTTGTCCAGCCACCAGGAACTGCTCACCGAATTGCAGGACAAGATCGTGGAGAACATGCCGGGCTCGCTCGGCACCCAGCTCAACGATCTGATCGAGCAGGCGGTTCGTTCCAGGGGGACCGTCGGCACGCTCGGCCTGCTCGCCGGTTTTTACACCGGACTCGGCTGGATGGCCCATCTGCGGGCGGCGCTGACCGAGCAATGGGATCAGAAGAGCCCGGACAGCAATTGGTTCCTGACCAAGCTGTCGGACCTCCGTGCGCTCGTCGGGCTCGGTCTCGCCTTCGTGGTGTCGATCGGCCTTTCCGCACTCGGCTCCAGCACGCTCGGTGCGCGGTTGCTGATCAGTCTCGGTCTTTCCCATCTGCCCGGTGCTCGGCTGTTGCTGATCCTCGCGTCGATCCTGCTCGGATTCCTGGCGTCCTGGGCGGTTTTCGCCTGGATCATCGCGCGCCTGCCACGGGAACCGGTCACGCTGAAGAGCGCGGCCAAGGCGGCGGCGCTGGGGGCCGTGGTCTTCGAGATCTTCAAGTACGTAGCATCCATCTACCTGCAAAAAGTGCTGAGCAGCCCCGCGGGCGCTGCCTTCGGTTCGATCATCGGTCTGATGGTCTTCAGTTACGTCACCTATCGGATCATCCTGTTCGCCACGGCATGGGCCGCGACCGCGTCGGATAATCTGCGGGACGCGGAGATCTCCCCGCCCGCACCCGCGGTGATCGCACCACGGATGGCAGGGCCGGGCTCATCGATGAGCACTGTCGCTGCTTCTTTCGGTGCCGGTGCCCTTGCCGCCCTCGCCCTTTCGGAACTGCGCAAGGTTTCCGGCCGCCGTCGCTGA